In Cyclopterus lumpus isolate fCycLum1 chromosome 9, fCycLum1.pri, whole genome shotgun sequence, a single genomic region encodes these proteins:
- the tent2 gene encoding poly(A) RNA polymerase GLD2 gives MFPRNATSRQRPQYPTDSYTPPTPWPTRRHDYNHDYNHHRLAGVNNNRRVFGSFDVPGQVRFPSYEWKPRPASTCPPPVLPPVPPPHKTMTNGRKRQNDEYNPNVVKRQRLEPPLSQAPPLHCPDQEVAWSSRSSSVAGFDSSYPSPCAHIQPQVTAVPKSSNILQVDAKDKLSDQMVELFDACQQKTSDLERKEACRARLQKDIQSIYAVARLYLTGSSMNGLGCRSSDADLCLVLKGNKRTDPIHVLSVLKRFFKSLLYVEMTQLIRAKVPILKFKEKDSDLEFDLNINNTVGIRNTFLLRSYAYADLRIRPMILVVKKWARHHQINDASKGTLSSYTLVLMVLHYLQTLKEPVLPSLQRDYPDCFYPFMDIDMVPEGPKRVPPYISRNQSPLGELLLGFLKYYATDFRWDKQVISVREAKALPKDNSVTWRNKYISVEEPFERNNVARAVHEKIKFDAIKAEFAQSWRILQDKKDLNSILPVGAIINKEVYLIRGSSY, from the exons ATGTTTCCCCGCAACGCCACCTCGAGACAGCGGCCACAATACCCCACCGACTCGTACACGCCGCCAACCCCGTGGCCAACCCGGCGCCACGATTACAACCACGATTACAACCACCACAGGCTGGCTGGTGTCAACAA TAATAGGCGTGTGTTTGGTAGCTTCGATGTCCCCGGACAAGTGAGGTTTCCTTCATATGAATGGAAGCCCAGGCCAGCATcaacatgtcctcctccagtcctcccTCCAGTCCCCCCTCCTCACAAAACTATGACCAATGGCCGCAA GAGGCAGAACGATGAATACAACCCCAACGTTGTGAAGCGCCAACGCCTTGAGCCCCCTTTATCTCAAGCCCCTCCCCTTCATTGTCCTGACCAAGAGGTGGCATGGTCATCAAGATCATCATCCGTTGCTGGTTTTGATAGTTCTTATCCCAGCCCATGTGCCCATATCCAGCCTCAGGTCACTGCTGTCCCAAAAAGTTCCAACATCTTGCAGGTTGACGCTAAGGACAAG TTAAGTGATCAGATGGTGGAGCTGTTTGATGCATGCCAGCAGAAAACTTCAGATTTGGAGCGGAAGGAAGCGTGCCGAGCTCGGCTACAGAAAGACATACAGAGTATCTATGCAG TGGCACGGCTTTACTTGACTGGATCTTCAATGAATGGATTGGGCTGCCGGAGCAGTGATGCTGATCTGTGTCTGGTCCTCAAGGGGAAT aAAAGAACTGATCCTATACATGTACTCTCTGTCCTCAAAAGATTCTTCAAGTCACTGT taTATGTAGAGATGACTCAGCTGATCAGAGCTAAAGTGCCCATCCTCAAGTTCAAAGAGAAAGACAG TGACCTGGAGTTTGATCTGAATATCAACAACACAGTGGGcatcagaaacacatttcttctGAGGAGTTACGCCTATG CTGATCTCAGGATAAGACCCATGATCCTTGTTGTCAAGAAATGGGCACGGCACCATCAAATCAATGACGCCAGCAAAGGAACGTTGAGCAGCTACACACTTGTGCTGATGGTGCTGCACTACCTCCAGA CTCTCAAGGAGCCTGTCCTTCCCTCTCTACAGAGGGACTACCCA GACTGTTTTTATCCCTTCATGGACATTGACATGGTTCCAGAGGGACCCAAACGCGTCCCCCCCTACATCTCAAGAAACCAATCCCCTCTGGGAGAGCTTCTTTTGGGCTTTCTCAAATACTATGCTACAGACTTCAG GTGGGATAAGCAGGTGATCTCGGTTCGAGAGGCCAAAGCTTTGCCCAAGGACAATTCTGTAACGTggagaaacaaatacatatcTGTGGAAG AGCCATTTGAAAGAAACAACGTTGCCAGGGCAGTCCATGAGAAAATCAAGTTTGATGCCATTAAAGCCGAGTTCGCCCAG TCATGGCGGATACTGCAGGACAAAAAGGACCTGAACTCGATCCTCCCAGTCGGAGCCATCATTAATAAGGAGGTATATTTGATAAGGGGCTCCTCTTATTAG